A stretch of the Cytobacillus luteolus genome encodes the following:
- a CDS encoding amino acid ABC transporter ATP-binding protein has product MIKVENLKKSFGDNEVLKDINASVQPQEVVVVIGPSGSGKSTFLRCLNLLESVTAGKVFIEGVDLTDKKTNINEIRTNVGMVFQQFNLFPHKTVIENIILSPMNVKKMKEVDARAKGLELLKKVGLAEKADAYPDSLSGGQKQRVAIARALAMEPKIMLFDEPTSALDPEMVGEVLEVMKQLAKDGMTMVVVTHEMGFAREVGDRVIFMDGGYIVEENVPKELFENPQHERTKSFLSKVL; this is encoded by the coding sequence ATGATAAAGGTTGAAAACTTAAAAAAGTCGTTTGGAGATAATGAAGTTCTTAAGGATATAAATGCTTCGGTTCAGCCACAAGAAGTGGTTGTTGTAATTGGTCCATCAGGTTCAGGTAAATCTACCTTTCTTAGGTGTTTAAACTTACTAGAATCAGTAACAGCTGGTAAGGTGTTTATCGAGGGTGTAGATCTTACAGATAAGAAAACCAATATAAATGAAATTAGAACAAATGTTGGAATGGTGTTTCAACAATTTAATTTATTTCCTCATAAGACGGTCATTGAAAATATTATTTTATCACCAATGAATGTGAAGAAAATGAAGGAAGTTGATGCTAGAGCAAAAGGCTTAGAACTGCTTAAAAAGGTTGGTTTAGCTGAAAAGGCTGATGCGTATCCTGATTCTCTTTCAGGTGGGCAAAAGCAAAGGGTAGCTATAGCTAGAGCATTAGCGATGGAACCAAAAATTATGCTTTTTGATGAGCCAACCTCAGCACTAGATCCAGAAATGGTCGGCGAGGTACTTGAGGTTATGAAACAATTAGCAAAAGACGGAATGACAATGGTTGTTGTTACACATGAAATGGGCTTTGCACGTGAAGTTGGAGACCGAGTCATATTCATGGACGGTGGCTACATTGTTGAGGAAAACGTACCAAAAGAACTCTTTGAAAATCCTCAACACGAAAGAACAAAATCATTCCTGAGTAAAGTACTATAA
- a CDS encoding NfeD family protein, translating to MELFGYSLQEIYLFGLIIGGIFTLLYILFGDILEGIFEAIPDGVLNPTLIFSFVTIFSATGYLFEKLSPLNSFIVFMISVILALFSVILLNIFVLIPLRSAEESIVFTEDDLKGRLGKVIISIPEDGFGEVVLEGNSGTLSMSAKSFDDDPIPYDKEVLVIDVKESVLYVKAYDSFN from the coding sequence ATGGAACTCTTCGGTTATTCATTACAGGAAATCTATTTATTTGGACTAATCATTGGTGGTATATTCACCCTTCTCTACATTCTATTTGGTGATATTTTAGAAGGCATCTTTGAAGCAATTCCTGATGGTGTCTTAAATCCTACACTTATCTTTTCATTTGTTACTATATTTAGTGCAACGGGATACTTGTTTGAAAAACTTTCACCGTTAAATAGTTTTATTGTCTTTATGATTTCTGTCATTCTTGCACTTTTTTCAGTCATTTTATTAAATATATTCGTACTAATTCCTCTACGGTCAGCTGAGGAATCAATTGTTTTTACTGAAGATGATCTGAAAGGGAGACTTGGTAAAGTAATTATTTCTATACCAGAGGATGGCTTTGGAGAAGTTGTGCTAGAAGGAAATAGTGGGACTCTTTCAATGTCAGCGAAAAGTTTTGACGATGATCCAATACCTTATGATAAAGAGGTTCTGGTCATTGATGTGAAAGAATCTGTTCTTTATGTGAAAGCATATGATAGTTTTAATTAA
- a CDS encoding transglycosylase domain-containing protein: MKRHREKRKLINKSIHKLILLALLVLLLVGILAVNGYIMTRDISGLNHVLPQPTIIYDRHGEVASTLLNSKIKGIEFEEVPNHVVNAVISVEDHRFYKHNGIDYLGILRAMIRNIQAGSVVEGGSTITQQLTKNVFLTHDQTLSRKLEEYFLAQKIERTYSKNEILEMYLNQIYFGEGAWGIRNAAELYFGKKVQELTISESAILIGLIKAPSKLSPLKNFEQSMERRDIVLALMHKHEYITEEELNQAKAGEIVLEGKQLDPYEGQYPYYVDHIIEEAIEKYGLTQNEILSGGLHIYTELDQKMQKAAEQVYQNSNLFPKGTSEQIVQSGTVLLDPKTGGINAIVGGRGKHVFRGFNHATQLERQPGSTMKPLAAYTPALELGYSVFDDLPDLPMSFNGYKPSNFSNSYKGMVTMYDALRNSYNVPAVWMLNKVGLKNGINAVERFGIPLSKEDHNLSLALGGLQHGVSPLQMAEAYSTFPNKGVRHEAHAVIKIIDTKGDRLATWQEKSVQVTSPQVSERMTFMLKGVVDEGSGKNARISGRELAGKTGSTQVPITGIDGVKDQWFVGYTPEVVGAIWLGYDKTDKNHYLTTTSGTTAAVIFKEIMSAALEGTSSSSFNLPVFQSPKPIQRFDDRDEDKKEERRGRGNGEGKEKGKGKGNKGKDKDDDDDDDDD, from the coding sequence ATGAAAAGACACCGAGAGAAAAGAAAGCTTATTAACAAAAGTATTCACAAATTAATTCTGCTAGCGCTATTAGTCTTACTATTAGTAGGAATTCTTGCAGTCAATGGATATATCATGACAAGAGATATTAGTGGCTTGAACCATGTTTTACCACAACCAACGATTATCTATGACAGACATGGAGAGGTAGCTAGTACATTACTAAATTCTAAAATTAAAGGTATTGAATTCGAAGAGGTTCCAAACCATGTAGTAAATGCTGTTATATCAGTTGAGGATCATAGGTTTTACAAACATAATGGAATTGACTATCTAGGGATCCTAAGAGCAATGATTCGGAATATCCAAGCTGGAAGTGTAGTTGAGGGTGGTAGTACCATTACACAGCAATTAACTAAAAATGTTTTTCTAACACATGATCAAACATTGAGTAGAAAGTTGGAGGAGTACTTTTTAGCTCAAAAGATTGAAAGAACATACTCTAAAAACGAGATTTTGGAAATGTATTTAAATCAGATCTATTTTGGTGAAGGAGCATGGGGAATCCGGAATGCTGCTGAATTGTATTTTGGCAAAAAGGTTCAGGAATTAACCATAAGTGAATCTGCCATATTAATAGGGTTGATTAAAGCTCCTTCTAAGCTGTCTCCACTTAAGAACTTCGAACAGTCGATGGAGAGAAGAGATATTGTCCTAGCTTTAATGCACAAACATGAATATATCACTGAAGAAGAATTGAATCAGGCAAAGGCTGGGGAAATTGTCCTGGAAGGAAAACAACTTGATCCTTATGAGGGTCAGTATCCTTATTATGTAGACCATATTATTGAAGAAGCAATTGAAAAGTATGGACTTACCCAAAACGAGATTCTTTCAGGTGGACTTCACATCTATACTGAATTAGATCAAAAGATGCAAAAAGCAGCTGAACAAGTTTATCAGAATAGCAATCTATTTCCTAAGGGAACTTCAGAGCAAATAGTTCAAAGTGGAACTGTTCTGTTAGATCCTAAAACAGGGGGGATAAATGCGATTGTAGGTGGCAGAGGAAAACATGTTTTTAGAGGGTTCAATCATGCCACTCAGTTAGAAAGGCAACCAGGATCAACAATGAAGCCACTAGCTGCATACACTCCAGCACTTGAACTTGGATATAGTGTATTTGATGATTTACCTGATTTGCCGATGAGCTTTAATGGCTATAAACCATCTAATTTTAGCAATAGCTATAAAGGGATGGTTACGATGTATGATGCCCTTAGAAATTCTTATAATGTCCCAGCTGTTTGGATGTTAAATAAAGTTGGATTAAAGAATGGGATTAACGCAGTAGAACGATTTGGAATTCCTCTATCAAAAGAAGACCATAATTTAAGTCTAGCCCTTGGTGGTTTACAGCATGGCGTTTCTCCACTACAGATGGCAGAAGCGTATTCAACCTTTCCTAACAAAGGGGTTAGACATGAGGCTCATGCAGTCATAAAGATAATTGATACTAAAGGTGATAGACTTGCTACGTGGCAAGAAAAGTCAGTTCAAGTAACGAGTCCTCAAGTTTCGGAAAGAATGACCTTTATGCTTAAGGGTGTTGTTGATGAGGGTTCAGGTAAAAATGCACGGATTTCAGGTCGAGAGCTTGCAGGAAAAACAGGATCTACTCAAGTGCCAATCACTGGAATTGATGGTGTAAAAGACCAATGGTTTGTAGGATATACACCCGAAGTGGTTGGAGCTATTTGGTTAGGTTATGATAAAACAGATAAAAATCATTATTTAACAACAACAAGTGGAACAACAGCTGCTGTAATATTTAAGGAAATAATGAGTGCAGCTCTAGAGGGAACATCAAGCAGTTCCTTTAATCTTCCAGTTTTCCAAAGTCCTAAGCCTATTCAAAGATTTGATGACAGAGATGAGGATAAGAAAGAGGAACGAAGAGGGCGAGGTAATGGTGAAGGAAAAGAAAAAGGAAAAGGTAAAGGTAACAAGGGGAAAGATAAAGACGATGATGATGACGACGATGATGATTGA
- a CDS encoding sensor histidine kinase: MFSNLNSIRLTMIRSHVISALMVGILFFTGLQLILLALPKNPLALSTILLLTAFVFVISVGSGIYFGYRDSTDVKKRLEEVSTFITILERGNLKTRVDVDGQDEIARITQSLNQLSAKIEKQVQSLQRLADEKTELAEEAHKAASIEERQRIARDLHDAVSQQLFAVSMMSSAAVRLLDSKPEKVKEIIGQVSELAAQAQVEMRALLLHLRPVHLGRDSLYEGLVKLIEELQSKCSLHFETAIDQIDCLSKGTEDHLFRIIQEALSNILRHSDATQVKLTFSQKEEYVFLQIYDNGKGFDVSEDKKISYGLKTMRERCEEIGGVFKLHSKQDEGTYITIRVSV; encoded by the coding sequence ATGTTTTCAAATTTAAATAGCATTAGGCTAACGATGATTCGTTCACATGTCATTTCTGCACTGATGGTAGGTATTCTCTTTTTTACGGGCCTTCAGCTTATTTTACTAGCACTACCAAAGAACCCTTTAGCATTATCAACAATTCTTTTGCTGACAGCTTTTGTGTTTGTGATCAGTGTGGGATCAGGAATCTATTTTGGGTACAGAGACAGTACAGATGTAAAGAAAAGGCTCGAGGAAGTTTCAACATTTATCACAATTCTTGAAAGAGGTAACTTAAAGACGAGGGTGGATGTTGATGGTCAAGATGAAATTGCGAGGATAACTCAATCGTTAAATCAACTGTCTGCCAAAATTGAAAAGCAAGTACAATCACTCCAAAGGTTAGCTGACGAAAAAACGGAGTTAGCCGAAGAGGCACATAAAGCTGCGTCGATTGAGGAACGCCAGCGGATAGCAAGAGATTTACATGATGCTGTCAGCCAACAGTTATTTGCAGTATCGATGATGTCATCTGCAGCAGTAAGATTACTAGATTCAAAGCCAGAAAAGGTAAAAGAGATCATTGGGCAAGTTTCTGAACTTGCAGCACAAGCTCAGGTGGAGATGAGAGCATTACTCTTGCACTTAAGGCCGGTACATTTAGGAAGAGATTCTCTCTACGAAGGTTTAGTTAAGTTAATTGAAGAACTACAATCGAAATGTTCTCTCCATTTTGAAACGGCCATTGATCAAATCGATTGTTTATCAAAAGGTACAGAAGATCATCTTTTTCGTATTATACAAGAAGCTTTATCAAATATATTGAGGCATTCAGATGCAACGCAAGTAAAGCTCACTTTTTCTCAAAAAGAAGAATACGTTTTTTTGCAAATTTACGATAATGGCAAAGGGTTTGACGTTAGTGAAGATAAGAAAATTTCATATGGTCTTAAAACAATGAGGGAACGCTGTGAAGAAATTGGTGGAGTATTTAAGCTACATTCAAAACAGGATGAAGGAACGTATATTACGATAAGAGTTTCTGTATAA
- the crcB gene encoding fluoride efflux transporter CrcB, which yields MGHSKNKIIILIMFGGFIGSILRYTFGEWLQNTNGFPVGTLFVNMVGCFLLGWFITYGVAKFKRNSIWVPFIGTGVIGSFTTFSTFSLETFYLIMDKQYIQVITYVMVSVIVGLFFTFLGYKLAYKKINKEGQPI from the coding sequence ATGGGCCACTCAAAAAATAAAATCATTATATTAATCATGTTTGGTGGATTTATTGGATCTATTTTAAGATATACCTTCGGTGAATGGCTACAGAATACTAATGGATTTCCAGTTGGAACCCTATTTGTAAATATGGTTGGGTGTTTCCTTTTAGGCTGGTTTATAACCTATGGTGTTGCAAAGTTTAAAAGAAATTCTATTTGGGTGCCCTTTATAGGAACAGGGGTAATCGGATCGTTTACTACATTTTCTACCTTCTCACTAGAAACATTCTATTTGATTATGGATAAGCAGTATATTCAAGTAATTACCTATGTAATGGTAAGTGTCATTGTAGGACTCTTTTTCACATTTTTAGGGTATAAATTGGCGTATAAGAAAATTAATAAGGAAGGTCAACCTATATGA
- a CDS encoding response regulator: MKSPIRLIVIDDHDMVRRGLVAYLETEPMIEIIAEGASGKEAVELVHKWNPDIVLMDLVMENGTGIEATEEIMKTHPGCKIIILTSFYDDKKVFPAIEAGAFSYILKTAKAEDIVSSIMKAANGENVIEPKVASVMMNRFRTQEKLPHHELTEREYDVLQCIGDGLTNQEIADELFIGIKTVKTHVSNILSKLEVADRTQAAIYANRNGILRKKE, translated from the coding sequence ATGAAAAGTCCGATTCGGTTAATTGTAATAGATGATCACGATATGGTAAGACGAGGATTAGTCGCCTATTTGGAAACGGAGCCTATGATCGAAATCATCGCTGAAGGCGCTAGTGGTAAAGAGGCTGTTGAGCTTGTTCATAAATGGAACCCTGATATTGTTTTAATGGACTTAGTGATGGAAAATGGGACGGGAATTGAAGCAACGGAAGAAATTATGAAAACACATCCAGGTTGCAAGATCATTATTTTAACTAGCTTTTATGATGATAAAAAAGTATTTCCGGCTATTGAAGCAGGAGCTTTTAGTTATATCTTAAAAACGGCTAAAGCCGAAGACATTGTCTCAAGCATTATGAAGGCTGCAAATGGCGAAAATGTAATAGAGCCTAAGGTTGCAAGTGTGATGATGAATCGTTTTAGAACCCAAGAAAAACTCCCACATCATGAGCTAACTGAACGCGAATATGATGTATTACAATGCATAGGGGATGGATTAACGAATCAAGAAATTGCTGATGAACTATTCATTGGTATAAAAACTGTCAAAACACATGTGAGTAATATTTTAAGTAAGCTGGAAGTTGCAGACCGAACACAAGCAGCCATTTATGCCAATAGAAATGGGATTTTACGAAAAAAAGAGTGA
- a CDS encoding ArsR/SmtB family transcription factor, with protein MNEIELTDVTLEKTFEKYEQKFKALADKKRLMIMNEIVKRGSVCVCDLSDIIDMPQSKLSYHLRILFDADLLIKVTKGTWSYYELNEKELNHLLSEELCCLFKPDSTKSSCCE; from the coding sequence ATGAATGAAATCGAACTAACCGATGTTACGCTAGAAAAAACATTCGAAAAATACGAACAAAAATTTAAGGCATTAGCTGATAAAAAACGCCTTATGATTATGAATGAAATCGTCAAACGTGGCAGTGTATGTGTATGTGATTTATCCGATATCATTGATATGCCACAATCAAAGCTATCCTATCACTTAAGGATACTGTTTGATGCAGATTTGCTTATTAAAGTTACAAAAGGCACATGGAGTTATTATGAACTAAACGAAAAAGAACTTAATCACCTTTTATCGGAAGAGTTGTGTTGTCTCTTTAAACCAGACTCCACTAAATCTTCCTGCTGTGAATAG
- a CDS encoding fluoride efflux transporter FluC, whose protein sequence is MIILIGLGGSFGALCRYIIALRVTNKSNQVFPLATFIINSSGSFLLGVLGALYMSDLLAEWVWYLVGIGFMGAYTTFSTFGVEAIQLLLQGNRKIASYYVLLSVLLGITGAGVGFISTTYFL, encoded by the coding sequence ATGATAATACTTATTGGTTTAGGTGGGAGTTTCGGAGCGTTATGTCGGTATATCATTGCGTTACGAGTAACTAATAAGTCTAACCAGGTCTTTCCATTAGCAACATTTATCATTAATAGTAGTGGTTCATTTTTATTGGGAGTCTTAGGAGCACTCTACATGTCAGATTTATTAGCTGAATGGGTCTGGTATCTAGTTGGAATTGGTTTTATGGGTGCTTACACAACGTTTTCTACCTTTGGTGTTGAGGCGATACAGCTTTTATTACAAGGGAATAGAAAGATTGCAAGTTATTATGTTCTGTTATCTGTTTTACTAGGTATTACTGGTGCAGGGGTAGGATTTATATCTACTACATACTTCTTATAG
- a CDS encoding basic amino acid ABC transporter substrate-binding protein, which produces MKKFLVFTLFLAMFVMTACGTSSEQTGGEEKKKLKVVTDAAYAPFEYLDKGEIVGFSVDFIEAVAAEAGYEIELVNVGWDPLFVEVEDELADLAISSITINDDRKQTYDFSVPYFLSTNKILVPADSDIASAADLEGKKVAVQNGTTGQEAVEALFGANNSNLKKFENNNLAIMELLAGGADAVVADNTVVEEYAKNNPNESLKVVADTDSFDAEFYGLMFPKGSPLVSEFSAAINKVFESGKYAEIYNEWFGSDPDIETLKAQQ; this is translated from the coding sequence ATGAAAAAATTTCTAGTATTTACTTTATTTTTAGCAATGTTCGTTATGACTGCTTGCGGTACTAGCAGCGAGCAAACTGGTGGGGAAGAAAAGAAAAAACTAAAGGTTGTAACTGACGCGGCTTATGCTCCTTTCGAATACTTAGACAAAGGTGAAATCGTTGGATTTAGTGTTGATTTCATTGAAGCTGTTGCAGCGGAAGCTGGTTATGAAATTGAACTAGTTAACGTAGGTTGGGACCCGTTGTTCGTTGAAGTTGAAGACGAACTTGCTGATCTTGCCATCTCATCAATTACAATCAATGATGATCGTAAACAAACTTATGATTTCTCTGTACCATATTTCTTATCTACTAACAAAATTCTAGTTCCAGCTGATAGCGACATTGCTAGTGCAGCAGACTTAGAAGGTAAAAAAGTAGCTGTTCAAAATGGTACAACAGGTCAAGAGGCTGTCGAAGCATTATTCGGTGCAAACAACAGTAACCTTAAAAAGTTCGAAAATAACAATCTAGCAATTATGGAATTACTTGCTGGTGGTGCTGACGCTGTTGTAGCTGATAATACAGTAGTTGAAGAATATGCAAAAAACAACCCAAATGAAAGCTTAAAAGTTGTTGCAGATACAGATAGCTTTGACGCAGAGTTCTACGGCTTGATGTTCCCTAAAGGAAGCCCACTTGTTTCAGAGTTCAGTGCTGCAATTAACAAAGTATTTGAAAGTGGTAAATATGCAGAGATCTATAACGAGTGGTTCGGTTCAGATCCAGATATCGAAACACTTAAAGCACAACAATAA
- the liaF gene encoding cell wall-active antibiotics response protein LiaF, translating to MKQFTLNRVFSALLLILFGILLLLVNIDVISLEINNLFVTFYPVLFLIVGFKWLVESILSKGQKGWFGGFFLLLFGTLLALDRLGYITFTFWDVWKLWPVLLIYLGMKLFSKEKSVSISFAKKDSVAIGDYVSNSENWSLEDKNIKLGIGDVHLDFSKAFIPDKETKIDISGWVGDVTLLVPEDLAIKVEATVKTGSIEIFDNDSDGLNRSYSYKSEHYDEETRKLTININLSVGSIQVEKV from the coding sequence ATGAAGCAATTTACCTTAAATCGAGTTTTCTCGGCATTATTATTAATCCTTTTTGGAATCTTGTTACTTCTTGTAAATATTGATGTCATTTCCTTGGAAATAAACAATTTATTTGTCACATTCTATCCAGTGCTATTCCTAATTGTTGGATTTAAGTGGTTAGTAGAGTCGATTTTGTCGAAAGGGCAAAAAGGTTGGTTTGGAGGTTTTTTTCTACTACTTTTTGGAACATTACTAGCCCTAGATCGATTAGGTTATATCACATTTACCTTTTGGGATGTGTGGAAGCTATGGCCGGTCTTACTAATTTATTTAGGGATGAAATTATTTTCTAAAGAAAAAAGCGTATCTATTTCATTTGCGAAAAAGGACTCGGTGGCAATTGGAGACTATGTGAGCAACAGTGAAAATTGGTCACTAGAGGATAAGAATATAAAACTTGGAATTGGTGACGTTCATCTCGATTTCAGTAAAGCGTTCATTCCTGATAAAGAAACAAAGATTGATATTTCAGGTTGGGTCGGAGATGTTACCTTACTTGTTCCTGAAGACTTAGCGATCAAAGTCGAGGCTACAGTTAAAACAGGTTCTATAGAAATCTTTGACAATGATTCGGATGGTTTGAATCGCTCGTATTCCTATAAATCTGAACACTATGATGAAGAAACTAGAAAACTAACAATAAATATTAATCTTAGTGTAGGCTCCATTCAAGTTGAAAAGGTGTAA
- a CDS encoding amino acid ABC transporter permease, translated as MDFRFDLIIEYGPFFLKGTLLTIGLSLAGILIGTILGLLIGLGKMVKNKLIAFPFVAYIAFFRGTPFVVQILLIHFGLVPALIGETNAIAAAIVALSLNAAAYIAEIFRAGIQSIDKGQMEAARSLGMTHIQAMRHVILPQATKRMIPPLGNEFIVLIKESSLAAFIAAPEIMYWGRAMQGQYYKVWEPYLTAALIYLVLTLTLSFFLNRLERRLATE; from the coding sequence ATGGATTTTCGTTTTGATTTAATTATTGAATACGGTCCGTTTTTTCTAAAAGGGACACTATTAACAATTGGTCTATCACTTGCAGGTATATTAATAGGAACAATTTTAGGTCTATTAATTGGATTAGGTAAAATGGTTAAAAATAAACTCATTGCCTTTCCATTTGTAGCATACATTGCTTTTTTTAGGGGGACACCCTTTGTTGTTCAAATTTTATTAATTCACTTTGGGTTGGTTCCAGCGTTAATTGGAGAAACAAATGCGATAGCTGCAGCAATCGTAGCACTTTCATTAAATGCAGCTGCCTATATTGCAGAAATATTTAGAGCAGGTATCCAATCAATTGATAAAGGTCAGATGGAGGCGGCCCGTTCACTTGGAATGACACATATTCAAGCAATGCGCCATGTCATTCTACCTCAAGCCACGAAACGAATGATCCCCCCACTTGGTAATGAATTCATCGTACTTATTAAAGAATCGTCCTTGGCTGCATTCATAGCAGCTCCTGAGATTATGTATTGGGGACGTGCAATGCAAGGGCAATATTATAAGGTTTGGGAGCCGTATTTAACAGCTGCCTTAATTTACTTAGTATTAACACTTACATTAAGCTTTTTCCTAAACCGCTTAGAGAGAAGGTTGGCTACAGAATGA